The genomic region TCTGCACATCATGACCAAGAACGCGACACATATGACAGCGATGCACAACCGCCCAGCAGGCGGCCTAAACGCATTGCTAGCGCTTCTTCTTAGCCGCCTCTGAGCGTGCCAGTCGGCGCGACCGCTCAGGGGGGATTTAGCGCCGAAAGCTTCACCAAAACAAAGCATCATTGATTGACAAGGCCGCTTTGCAGATGCACAGGGCCGCAAAAGACTGGCTGGGGAGAGAACCCAATGACGAACGAGAAAAACCGCGTCTTGATTTTTGACACGACATTGCGCGATGGCGAACAAAGCCCGGGCGCGACCATGAGCCATGCTGAAAAGCTCGAGATCGCAGCCCTTCTTGACGAGATGGGTGTTGATATCATCGAGGCAGGCTTTCCAATTGCCTCCGAGGGTGATTTTGCGGCTGTCTCCGAGATTGCCAAGCAAACCCAAAATGCCACGATCTGCGGCCTTGCGCGTGCGAATTTCAAAGACATTGACCGCTGCTGGGAGGCGGTTCGCTACGCCAAAAGCCCGCGCATCCACACTTTTATCGGCACTTCGCCCCAACACCGCGCGATCCCGAACCTCTCGATGGATCAAATGGCCGAGCGCATCCACGAGACAGTCAGCCATGCGCGCAATCTTTGCGACAATATCCAATGGTCGCCGATGGACGCCACCCGCACCGAATGGGAGTATCTCAAGCGCGTTGTAGAAATTGCCATCAAGGCAGGCGCGACCACCATCAACATCCCCGACACAGTCGGCTACACAGCCCCCCGCGAGAGCGCGCGCCTGATTGAGCGCCTTATCGCGGATGTGCCTGGCGCAGAGGATGTCATCTTCGCCACCCATTGTCACAATGACCTCGGCATGGCGACCGCCAATGCCTTGGCCGCAGTGGAGGGCGGGGCGCGTCAGATTGAATGCACCATCAACGGCTTGGGTGAGCGGGCAGGAAACACCGCCCTTGAGGAGGTCGTGATGGCCATGCGCGTGCGCAATGACATCATGCCCTATCACACCCGCGTGGATGCTAAGAAAATCATGCACATCTCGCGCCGTGTCAGCACAGTTTCTGGGTTTGCTGTGCAGTTCAACAAGGCGATTGTCGGCAAAAATGCCTTTGCGCATGAATCTGGCATCCACCAAGATGGAATGCTGAAATCGGCCGATACGTTCGAGATCATGCGCCCCGAGGATATCGGCCTCTCTGGGACATCGCTGCCACTGGGCAAGCACTCTGGTCGCGCGGCCTTGCGCGCGAAGCTCAAGGATTTGGGCTTTGAATTGGCCGATAATCAGCTCAACGATGTATTCGTGCGCTTCAAAGCATTGGCAGACCGCAAGAAAGAAGTGTTTGACGATGATATCATCGCCTTGGTGACAGATGCAGGTGCCATTGATGCCTCTGACCATTTGGAACTGAAATTCCTGCGTGTCATCTGCGGCACCGAAGCCCCCCAGAATGCGGATCTGGTGATCCGTGTGGGCGATGAGGAAAAAACTGTTGTGGCAACGGGAGATGGCCCTGTGGATGCCGCCTTTAATGCGGTCAAACAAGCCTTCCCACATTCGGCCCGTTTGCAACTTTACCAAGTGCATGCGGTGACCGAAGGCACCGATGCGCAAGCCACCGTATCCGTGCGGATGGAAGAAGATGGACGCATTGCAACCGCGCAATCAGCAGATACCGATACCGTTGTGGCAAGCGTTAAGGCCTATATCAACGCGCTTAATCGTCTGATCCTGCGGCGTGGGAAAGCGGGCGGCGACCGCAAGGAAGTTTCCTATCGGGACGCAAACTAAGCCAATCCTAAAATCCGCCCCACATTTTGGGGCGGATTTTTGCTACAACCATCGGCGGTTTGGTAAAAACGCCCTTATTGTTCTTTACCTTACCATGGGCCTTTGCCTATATGCGGTTCAGAGGATGATCGGCTGCTAACGGGTCAACCTCGGCTGCGTAGGATGACTATTTGGGATCGCCACATTATGGCCTTTGGACTTGGACGACTATTCACTGCCGATATGGCGATTGATTTGGGCACCGCAAACACGCTGGTCTATGTGCGTGGCAAGGGCGTTGTTCTTAACGAACCCTCCGTGGTGGCTTATCAAGTCAAGGACGGCGTGAAAAAGGCACTGGCCTTTGGCGAAGATGCTAAGCTGATGCTGGGCCGCACCCCTGGTTCCATTCAGGCAATCCGTCCGATGCGGGACGGGGTGATTGCAGATTTTGATGTTGCGGAAGAGATGATCAAACATTTCATTCGCAAAGTGCATAAAAGCACAACTTTCACTAAGCCAAAGATCATCGTTTGCGTGCCGCACGGGGCCACCCCCGTTGAAAAGCGCGCAATTCGTCAGTCCGTGTTGGGCGCAGGCGCGCGCAAGGCGGGCCTGATCTCAGAACCCATCGCAGCCGCCATTGGCGCAGGGATGCCCATCACAGACCCAACGGGCAACATGGTGGTTGATATTGGCGGTGGCACCACAGAGGTGGCGGTCTTGTCACTTGCAGATGTGGTCTATGCCCGCTCCGTTCGGGTCGGCGGCGACCGCATGGATGAGGCGATCATCTCCTATCTGCGCCGTCAGCATAACTTGCTTGTTGGGGAAAGCACGGCTGAGCGGATCAAAACAACCATCGGCACGGCAATCATGCCGCGTGATGGCAAAGGGCAAGTGATGGCAATCCGTGGCCGTGACCTTTTGAACGGGGTTCCAAAAGAGATTGAACTGAACCAAGCCCATGTGGCCGAGGCGCTGTCTGAACCTGTGCAACAGATTTGCGAGGCGGTGATGAGCGCGCTTGAAGCGACACCACCAGATTTGGCGGCTGATATCGTAGATCGCGGGGTTATGCTGACAGGCGGCGGCGCGCTCTTGGGCGAATTGGATCTGGCGCTGCGTGAACAGACTGGCCTCGCCATTTCCGTTGCGGATGAAAGCCTCAACTGCGTGGCACTTGGCACGGGCAAGGCGCTTGAATATGAAAAGCAACTCCGCCACGCCATTGATTACGAGTCGTGATTGGGTCAGTCTTCTGCCTACGGGCAGAGAGGCTGAGGCGAGATGACAAGGTTATGCGGATATGGCACGGGATAGACACGAGGAAAATCTCGCCAATCCAACACGCCGCCTTTTGGTGGTCATTCTGATCATCATCCTCTTTGGGTTCATTTTGCTGTGGCGCATTGACAACCCGCGCGCAGAACGCATCCGCGCAGCTGTGGTAGATCGCATCGTTCCAAACATGGAATGGGCCATGGCACCCGTTACTGGGCTTGCGCGGATGGTCGATGATTTCCAATCTTACGCGCGCCTCTACGAACAGAACGAACAGCTGCGCCGCGAGTTACAACAGATGCGCGCATGGCGCGAGGCGGCGATTCAGCTTGAACAAGAAAATGCCCGCCTCTTGGATTTGAACCGCGTTCAGCCCGACCCATCGCTGACTTGGATTTCAGGGATTGTTTTGGCTGATAGCGGATCGCCGTTCCGCCGCTCGGTTCTGCTGAATGTGGGCGCGCGCGATGGGGTGGAAGACGGATGGGCCGCCATGGACGGGCTTGGCTTGGTCGGACGGATCGCGGGCCTTGGGGAGCGCACGGCGCGCGTTTTATTGCTGACCGATAGCAACAGCCGCGTGCCAGTGTTGATCCAACCGTCTGGGCAGCAGGCCCTCCTGACAGGCGACAACAGCGCCGCCCCGCTTATTGATTTCATCGAAACCCCCGAAGACATCGCCGCAGGGGATCGTATCGTGACATCGGGCGCGGACGGATTATACCCTGCGGGGTTGTTGGTTGGCCAAGTGGTTGTTGACCCAGAACGCGACCTGCGCGCACGGCTTGCTGCTGATTTTGGTCGGCTGAATTTCCTGCGGGTCATGCGCAACCCCGATGTTGTGCCGCTCAATGACAGCGACACATTGATCGGCCCCCCCTTGCCAGAAAATGAGGAAATAGGGGATCAGATCGAAGCCGACCCCGTGCCAGAAACCGCCGCAGCACAAGACACGGAGGGGGATGGCACATGACCGACCCTTTGACCCTCCGCATATGGATTTACCGCGCTTATTATCTGGCGCTCTGCCTGTTCATCCTTCTATGGCAAATCCTGCCCTTAGGTTTTGACGAAGGCAGTCTGCCAAGCCCTGACATGATCACGGGCCTAACCCTTGCTTGGTTGCTCAGGCATCCCAATGTTGTCCCGCTTGGGGCTATTGCCATCGTTTTCCTGATCTCAGACTTTTTGACCCATGCGCCTGTCGGCTTGGGTGCGCTGCTGATAGTCTTAGCCACCGAAAGTCTGCGCAAGCGCCAGCCGCAAATCGAAAACATGACATTTCTCAGCGAGTTCGGCACAGTAACCGCCGTGATCTTGGCTGTTACTTTGGCCGAGCGGGTGCTTTTGACATTGCTTTTGGCGGATCAGCCCCCCTTTGGTGAGGTGGTCTTGCACGCGATTGTGACCATCGCAGCCTACCCCGCGCTGGTTGTGATCTCGAAATATTTGCTCGGTTTGGATAGACTATCCGCCGCAGACCCAGACAATGTTTAACCATGGCCCGCAGTCAGAAACGCAAAAACCAAGATAATAACGCGCAAATGTCCCGCCGCGCGTTGGTTTTGGGTGGGCTTATGAGCACCACCTGCCTCGTGCTGGCAGGGCGCATGCGCTATTTGCAACTTGAGCGGGCTGATGATTTTCGACTTTTGGCCGAAGAAAATCGGATCAACCTCCGTCTGTTGCCCCCTGCGCGTGGGGTGATCTATGACCGCCATGGAACAGTTCTGGCAGACAACTCGCCCAATTACCGCATCACGATGGTGCGCGAGGATGCGGGGGATGTGGATTTGGTGCTGTCGCGCTTAAGCCGCATTGTGAATATTGACCGCGCGAAACTAGATCGCGCACGTGACGAGATGATGTCCCGCCCGCCCTTCGTGCCTGTCACCATTGCAGATCGTCTATCATGGGAGGAGTTCTCTCTGGTTTCGGTCAATGCCCCCGCACTTCCAGGGATCACGCCTGATGTGGGATTGTCGCGGGACTACCCGCTTGGGGCAGATTTCTCTCACGTTGTGGGCTATGTGGGGCCTGTCTCGGACTATTATCTTGAGACAACAGGGGACACGGATCCCGTGCTGCAAATCCCAGATTTCCAAGTCGGGCGCTACAATGTCGAAGCGCGGCTTGAGGATGTCTTGCGCGGGCGCGCGGGCAGCAAGCGGGTCGAGGTGAACGCCGCAGGTCGCGTGATGCGCGAGCTTGACCGCAGTGAGGCCCAACCTGGTGCGGATGTGCAACTGACGGTTGATGCCTATCTCCAAAACTATGCCGAAGCGCGGCTTGAGGGCGAAAGCGCGGGCGCGGTGGTGATTGACACCCAAAATGGCGACATCCTCGCCTTGGCCTCAGCACCTACCTATGATCCGAACCTCTTTGTGCGCGGCATCCCATCGTCCATCTGGGAAACGCTGAACACCGACCCCTACCGCCCCTTGGCCAATAAAGCCACGCAAGGCCTCTACCCGCCCGGATCGACCTATAAAATGGTCGTGGCCTTGGCCGCGCTAGAGGCAGGGTTAATTGATCCGTCCGACACTGTGTTTTGTGGGGGATCCCTCCAGTTGGGCAATCGGCGTTTCCATTGCTGGAAGCGGGACGGCCATGGTCACATGGATATGGTGCAAAGCATCGCGCAAAGCTGTGACGTCTATTATTACGATCTTGCGCAACGCGTTGGCATTGATGCCATTTCCGCCATGGCCGAAAGGCTGGGCTGCGGCGTGCGCCATGATGTGCCCCTTTCAGGCGTGGCCACGGGCATTGCACCCACGATGGATTGGAAATTATCCAACCGTGGCGAGCCATGGGTGATGGGCGACACGCTCAACGCGTCAATCGGTCAGGGCTTTGTTCTTAACTCACCGTTGCAACTGGCTGTAATGACCGCGCGCCTTGCCTCTGGCCTAAACCTTAATCCGCGCCTTATTCGCAGCGTAGACGGGGTAGAACCTGATTACCCTGCCATCACGCCTTTGGATGTAAATCCTGCCAATCTGGCAAAAATTCGTGATGGGATGTTTGAAGTCTCGAATGGCGCGCGCGGCACGGCCTCGGGCAGCCGCACAATTTTGCAGGACTATTTGATTGCGGGAAAAACAGGCACAAGCCAAGTGCGCAATATCACCGCCGCCGAGCGGGCCGCAGGCGTGATCCGCAATGAAGACCTGCCGTGGGAGCGGCGCGATCATGCCCTTTTTGTGGGCTATGCCCCCGCCCATGCACCACGCTATGCCATTGCTCTGATTGTGGAACATGGCGGCGGTGGGTCGGCGGCAGCGGCGCCCCTTGCGCGCGACATTTTGCTTTATGCGATGTTTGATGATCTGCCCCCGCTTGACGCCTATCCGGCAAACCAGCGCGCGGCAGTGCAAGAGCGCCATGCCGCCATGACCCTTTTGCCGCGGCGCGGCAGTCCAGATGCCCCAACATCTGGCACCACAGGGACAAGCCGCGCATGAGTTTTTCACTCTACCAGATCAATACGATGCCAAGCGGGTGGCGCAAGGTGCTGTATTTCAACTGGCCGCTTGTGTTGCTTCTCACCCTTGTGGCCTGCATCGGGTTTATGATGCTTTATTCGGTTGCGGGGGGCTCAACACGGCCTTGGGTCATTCCACAAGTGCAGCGTTTCGCCCTTGGCATGGCCGCGATGTTCATCATCGCCCTGATCCCAATTGCCTTTTGGCGGATGGTGGCATGGCTGGGCTATGCGTTCTCGCTTGTGTTGCTGCTCGTGGTCGAGTTTTTCGGCACGGTCGGTATGGGCGCACAACGATGGATTGACCTTGGGGGGTTCCGCTTACAACCCTCAGAATTGGCGAAAATCACCATCGTGATGGTCTTGGCCGCCTATTATGCGCGCCTCGATACCACGAAGAAATCGCATCCGCTCTATATCCTGCCGCCCCTGCTCCTGATCTTGGTGCCCGTTTTCTTGACGCTCAAGCAGCCCGATTTGGGCACAGCCCTTCTGCTGCTTTTGGGCGGTGGCGCGGTGGTATTTGCCGCGGGCGTTCACTGGGCCTATTTTGGTGGGTTGATTGCGGCGGGCGTGGGCGCGGTCTTTGCTGTGTTTGCATCACGCGGCACATCATGGCAATTGATCAAAGATTACCAATTCCGCCGCATCGACACCTTCCTTGATCCAACCCAAGACCCGCTTGGCGCAGGATACCACATCACCCAAAGTCAGATCGCGCTTGGATCGGGCGGGTTTTCTGGACGGGGATTTATGGAAGGCA from Rhodobacterales bacterium HKCCA1288 harbors:
- a CDS encoding 2-isopropylmalate synthase, which encodes MTNEKNRVLIFDTTLRDGEQSPGATMSHAEKLEIAALLDEMGVDIIEAGFPIASEGDFAAVSEIAKQTQNATICGLARANFKDIDRCWEAVRYAKSPRIHTFIGTSPQHRAIPNLSMDQMAERIHETVSHARNLCDNIQWSPMDATRTEWEYLKRVVEIAIKAGATTINIPDTVGYTAPRESARLIERLIADVPGAEDVIFATHCHNDLGMATANALAAVEGGARQIECTINGLGERAGNTALEEVVMAMRVRNDIMPYHTRVDAKKIMHISRRVSTVSGFAVQFNKAIVGKNAFAHESGIHQDGMLKSADTFEIMRPEDIGLSGTSLPLGKHSGRAALRAKLKDLGFELADNQLNDVFVRFKALADRKKEVFDDDIIALVTDAGAIDASDHLELKFLRVICGTEAPQNADLVIRVGDEEKTVVATGDGPVDAAFNAVKQAFPHSARLQLYQVHAVTEGTDAQATVSVRMEEDGRIATAQSADTDTVVASVKAYINALNRLILRRGKAGGDRKEVSYRDAN
- the rodA gene encoding rod shape-determining protein RodA yields the protein MSFSLYQINTMPSGWRKVLYFNWPLVLLLTLVACIGFMMLYSVAGGSTRPWVIPQVQRFALGMAAMFIIALIPIAFWRMVAWLGYAFSLVLLLVVEFFGTVGMGAQRWIDLGGFRLQPSELAKITIVMVLAAYYARLDTTKKSHPLYILPPLLLILVPVFLTLKQPDLGTALLLLLGGGAVVFAAGVHWAYFGGLIAAGVGAVFAVFASRGTSWQLIKDYQFRRIDTFLDPTQDPLGAGYHITQSQIALGSGGFSGRGFMEGTQSRLNFLPEKQTDFIFTTLAEEFGFIGASSLLFIYLLIVALCIWTALSTKDRFASLLSIGIAATFFLYFAINMAMVMGLAPVVGVPLPLVSYGGSAMMVLLAAFGLVQSAHIHRPR
- a CDS encoding rod shape-determining protein, with translation MAFGLGRLFTADMAIDLGTANTLVYVRGKGVVLNEPSVVAYQVKDGVKKALAFGEDAKLMLGRTPGSIQAIRPMRDGVIADFDVAEEMIKHFIRKVHKSTTFTKPKIIVCVPHGATPVEKRAIRQSVLGAGARKAGLISEPIAAAIGAGMPITDPTGNMVVDIGGGTTEVAVLSLADVVYARSVRVGGDRMDEAIISYLRRQHNLLVGESTAERIKTTIGTAIMPRDGKGQVMAIRGRDLLNGVPKEIELNQAHVAEALSEPVQQICEAVMSALEATPPDLAADIVDRGVMLTGGGALLGELDLALREQTGLAISVADESLNCVALGTGKALEYEKQLRHAIDYES
- a CDS encoding rod shape-determining protein MreD; the protein is MTDPLTLRIWIYRAYYLALCLFILLWQILPLGFDEGSLPSPDMITGLTLAWLLRHPNVVPLGAIAIVFLISDFLTHAPVGLGALLIVLATESLRKRQPQIENMTFLSEFGTVTAVILAVTLAERVLLTLLLADQPPFGEVVLHAIVTIAAYPALVVISKYLLGLDRLSAADPDNV
- the mrdA gene encoding penicillin-binding protein 2, with the protein product MARSQKRKNQDNNAQMSRRALVLGGLMSTTCLVLAGRMRYLQLERADDFRLLAEENRINLRLLPPARGVIYDRHGTVLADNSPNYRITMVREDAGDVDLVLSRLSRIVNIDRAKLDRARDEMMSRPPFVPVTIADRLSWEEFSLVSVNAPALPGITPDVGLSRDYPLGADFSHVVGYVGPVSDYYLETTGDTDPVLQIPDFQVGRYNVEARLEDVLRGRAGSKRVEVNAAGRVMRELDRSEAQPGADVQLTVDAYLQNYAEARLEGESAGAVVIDTQNGDILALASAPTYDPNLFVRGIPSSIWETLNTDPYRPLANKATQGLYPPGSTYKMVVALAALEAGLIDPSDTVFCGGSLQLGNRRFHCWKRDGHGHMDMVQSIAQSCDVYYYDLAQRVGIDAISAMAERLGCGVRHDVPLSGVATGIAPTMDWKLSNRGEPWVMGDTLNASIGQGFVLNSPLQLAVMTARLASGLNLNPRLIRSVDGVEPDYPAITPLDVNPANLAKIRDGMFEVSNGARGTASGSRTILQDYLIAGKTGTSQVRNITAAERAAGVIRNEDLPWERRDHALFVGYAPAHAPRYAIALIVEHGGGGSAAAAPLARDILLYAMFDDLPPLDAYPANQRAAVQERHAAMTLLPRRGSPDAPTSGTTGTSRA
- the mreC gene encoding rod shape-determining protein MreC produces the protein MARDRHEENLANPTRRLLVVILIIILFGFILLWRIDNPRAERIRAAVVDRIVPNMEWAMAPVTGLARMVDDFQSYARLYEQNEQLRRELQQMRAWREAAIQLEQENARLLDLNRVQPDPSLTWISGIVLADSGSPFRRSVLLNVGARDGVEDGWAAMDGLGLVGRIAGLGERTARVLLLTDSNSRVPVLIQPSGQQALLTGDNSAAPLIDFIETPEDIAAGDRIVTSGADGLYPAGLLVGQVVVDPERDLRARLAADFGRLNFLRVMRNPDVVPLNDSDTLIGPPLPENEEIGDQIEADPVPETAAAQDTEGDGT